One stretch of Arachis hypogaea cultivar Tifrunner chromosome 20, arahy.Tifrunner.gnm2.J5K5, whole genome shotgun sequence DNA includes these proteins:
- the LOC112785729 gene encoding uncharacterized protein has translation MTDHSLTPQVNPINGELLAANAALQAENQQMAELLAAMQNNGKEKNDNKKVNNNLHEEHQSDSNVKTGEIPPKIERRRTGPFSKEIVNFKMPKNFTLLMTLTPYKEIGDPKVHVTKFEYMMFLNSESDSILCRSFPTFLDGAALLWFCNLPVGSISSFDEFAKLFINHFAASKIYVRDSDYLSTIKQGQYESLKDYMTRFTIVAMEIPDLNPEVQLHAIKSGLRPGKFQEVIAVAKSKTLEEFRDKENGKIEIEELCETWRNERPSSRKEEEKLPRSQSKDFKKPFKLTPKFDSYTKFNTKKEDIIKEILHNKLIKPPKKASIYQDQKYVDKSKHCAFHQKYGHTTDECIVAKDLLERLARQGLVDKYVTSRSQKEATKDTDKPSYNSDHKEKGA, from the coding sequence ATGACGGATCATTCATTAACTCCGCAAGTCAACCCAATCAATGGCGAACTCTTGGCTGCCAATGCTGCTCTACAGGCAGAAAACCAACAAATGGCCGAACTGTTAGCAGCAATGCAGAACAACGGCAAAGAAAAGAACGATAATAAAAAAGTCAATAACAACCTCCACGAGGAACACCAATCAGATTCGAACGTGAAAACAGGAGAAATACCTCCCAAAATAGAAAGACGACGGACTGGCCCTTTTTCTAAAGAAATAGTGAATTTTAAAATGCCTAAGAATTTTACACTCCTAATGACTTTGACACCGTACAAGGAGATCGGAGATCCTAAAGTTCATGTCACAAAATTCGAATATATGATGTTTCTCAATAGTGAATCCGATTCCATCTTGTGCCGATCTTTCCCCACTTTTTTAGATGGAGCTGCTTTATTATGGTTTTGTAATTTACCTGTAGGTTCGATATCCAGCTTCGACGAATTTGCCAAATTGTTCATAAACCACTTCGCAGCATCCAAAATCTACGTGCGAGATTCAGACTATCTCAGTACGATCAAGCAAGGACAATACGAGAGTCTAAAAGACTACATGACGCGCTTCACAATAGTGGCCATGGAAATCCCAGACCTCAATCCAGAGGTACAGCTACATGCAATAAAGAGTGGCCTCCGACCTGGAAAATTCCAGGAAGTAATAGCAGTTGCAAAGTCGAAGACATTGGAAGAATTTAGGGacaaagaaaatggaaaaattgaaattgaagaattatGTGAAACTTGGAGAAATGAAAGACCATCATCTCGAAAGGAAGAGGAGAAACTTCCCAGGTCTCAAAGCAAGGATTTCAAAAAGCCTTTCAAGTTGACACCAAAGTTTGATTCATACACCAAGTTCAACACCAAAAAAGAGGACATCATCAAAGAAATACTACACAACAAATTAATAAAACCACCGAAAAAAGCAAGCATATATCAAGATCAAAAGTATGTAGACAAAAGCAAACATTGCGCATTTCACCAGAAGTATGGCCATACCACTGACGAATGCATAGTAGCCAAAGACTTGTTGGAGAGACTAGCAAGACAAGGCCTAGTAGATAAATATGTCACTTCCAGAAGCCAGAAGGAAGCAACCAAAGACACTGACAAACCGAGCTATAACTCTGATCATAAGGAAAAAGGAGCTTAG